A window of the Gossypium hirsutum isolate 1008001.06 chromosome A05, Gossypium_hirsutum_v2.1, whole genome shotgun sequence genome harbors these coding sequences:
- the LOC121229515 gene encoding cyclin-A1-1, producing MSTQKGNRRSSFSSSTTSSLAKRHASSSENVGKVMASLAKKRVPLTNITNQKQSSSSKSSALASSLVPSSNKIQKARKTQSVTNVGLSGHVLPPTNERRSSVLPPKVVPSLPTGNEVVLPPPPVQCSMEFSPSKSDGLSSVSLDETMSTCDSFKSPEVEYIDNHDVSAIGSIERKTFSNLCISDHDVVATGSICNRDAVAEKEADDMVIDVDDNFMDPQLCATFACDIYKHLRASEVKKRPSTDFMETIQKDINSSMRAILIDWLVEVAEEYRLVPDTLYLTVSYIDRYLSGNTMNRQRLQLLGVACMMIASKYEEICAPQVEEFCYITDNTYFKDEVLEMESSVLNYLKFEMTAPTAKCFLRRFVRAAQGINEVPSMQLECMANYIAELSLLEYSMLCYPPSLIAASAIFLAKFIFLPSKKPWNSTLQHFTLYKPSDLFECVKELHRLCCNNNNSTLPAIREKYSQHKYKCVAKKYCPPSIPSDFFHN from the exons ATGTCGACGCAAAAGGGTAATCGGCGATCATCCTTTTCTTCATCGACGACGTCGTCTTTAGCCAAACGACATGCATCGTCATCGGAGAATGTGGGAAAAGTCATGGCTTCTTTGGCTAAAAAGAGAGTCCCTCTTACTAACATTACTAACCAAAAGCAGAGCTCAAGCTCAAAAAGCTCGGCTTTGGCCTCCTCTTTG GTGCCAAGTTCAAACAAAATCCAAAAGGCAAGGAAGACACAGTCTGTTACAAATGTAGGTCTTTCAGGACATGTTCTGCCTCCTACAAATGAAAGACGCAGTTCAGTTTTGCCTCCCAAGGTTGTTCCATCTCTGCCAACAGGAAATGAAGTGGTGTTGCCTCCTCCACCAGTACAGTGTAGCATGGAGTTTTCTCCCAGTAAATCAGATGGACTATCATCAGTTTCCTTGGATGAGACAATGTCCACTTGTGATTCTTTCAAAAGCCCTGAAGTTGAATATATCGACAACCATGATGTTTCAGCTATCGGTTCCATTGAGCGAAAAACATTCAGCAATCTCTGTATTTCGGACCATGATGTAGTAGCAACAG GAAGTATTTGCAATCGAGATGCTGTGGCAGAGAAGGAAGCTGATGATATGGTAATTGATGTTGATGACAATTTCATGGATCCCCAGCTTTGTGCAACATTTGCTTGTGATATTTACAAGCACCTACGGGCATCCGAG GTGAAGAAAAGGCCTTCGACCGACTTCATGGAGACGATTCAGAAAGACATAAATTCCAGCATGCGTGCAATACTAATTGATTGGCTTGTAGAA GTGGCTGAAGAGTATAGGCTTGTGCCGGATACACTGTACTTGACGGTGAGCTACATAGACCGGTACCTCTCGGGGAATACCATGAACAGGCAGCGGCTACAGTTACTTGGTGTTGCCTGCATGATGATTGCTTC CAAATATGAGGAGATTTGTGCCCCTCAGGTGGAGGAATTCTGCTACATAACTGATAATACATATTTCAAGGATGAG GTTCTAGAAATGGAATCATCTGTTTTGAATTACTTGAAGTTTGAAATGACTGCCCCAACAGCTAAATGTTTCTTAAG ACGGTTTGTTCGTGCTGCTCAAGGGATCAATGAG GTTCCATCAATGCAATTAGAGTGCATGGCCAACTACATTGCTGAACTGTCTCTCCTTGAGTACAGTATGCTTTGCTACCCTCCATCACTCATTGCTGCATCCGCAATTTTCCTGGCCAAATTTATATTTCTTCCATCAAAGAAACCTTGG AATTCTACCTTGCAGCATTTCACACTGTATAAGCCCTCTGATCTATTTGAGTGTGTTAAGGAACTTCATAGACTATGCTGTAACAACAACAATTCTACTTTGCCTGCAATCAGGGAGAAATACAGTCAGCATAAG TATAAATGTGTTGCAAAGAAGTATTGCCCTCCTTCAATACCTTCAGATTTCTTCCACAACTGA
- the LOC107940550 gene encoding serine/arginine repetitive matrix protein 1, whose translation MAVDDSFKKPGAVPFKWEIRPGVPKLQQRELSSHKEKQQKQRQPPPPLPPPASPFINQRSFPTPPPGIQPKVQKLKPPPAGSYYILSPEPRSHSFRSTPRTRSGSFRFDQPARLRPECVQTGCFPSPLLRRKGSKRRTQKLEPEPDYVSDLETRSRWSVSSRRSVSPFYSSPASSFSSLRSSPRPVADVEWAGFGFF comes from the coding sequence ATGGCGGTCGATGATTCCTTCAAAAAACCTGGAGCTGTTCCTTTTAAGTGGGAGATCCGACCCGGTGTTCCCAAGCTCCAACAACGTGAACTATCGTCACACAAAGAGAAACAACAGAAACAGAGGCAGCCACCGCCGCCGTTGCCACCACCAGCGTCGCCTTTTATAAACCAACGTTCGTTCCCAACTCCTCCACCCGGAATACAGCCAAAAGTACAAAAGCTTAAACCCCCACCAGCTGGATCCTACTACATCTTATCTCCTGAGCCCCGGAGTCACTCTTTTAGGTCTACCCCACGTACCCGATCCGGGAGTTTCCGGTTCGACCAGCCTGCCCGACTCCGGCCCGAATGTGTTCAAACGGGGTGCTTTCCGTCGCCCTTGCTTAGGCGAAAAGGGAGCAAGAGGAGGACACAAAAACTCGAACCTGAACCTGATTATGTTTCGGACCTTGAGACACGGTCGCGATGGTCGGTGTCGAGCCGAAGGTCGGTTTCACCATTCTACAGCTCGCCGGCTTCATCCTTTTCATCACTCAGGTCATCGCCCCGACCTGTGGCTGATGTTGAATGGGCCGGGTTTGGAtttttttga
- the LOC121229516 gene encoding chloroplast processing peptidase → MSFLRPCALYKSFITFPSRRWMPCQSWGFLRWPGFDGFFRFLVIALLWSTFSEIRFIPSSSMYPTLRVGDRIIVEKASYFFRSPAINDIVTFRPPEQETGFGKDAVLIKRIVAKGGDVVQVHHGSLYVNGVAQNEDFIAERPSYTLELNYVPSGHVYVLGDNRNNSYDSHDWGPLPVENIVGRYAMCCYRPSNH, encoded by the exons ATGAGTTTTCTGAGACCATGTGCTTTGTACAAGTCATTTATAACCTTCCCTTCGCGACGATGGATGCCTTGCCAGAGTTGGGGTTTCCTTAGATGGCCTGGTTTCGATGGCTTCTTTAGGTTCTTAGTCATAGCTCTTTTATGGTCCACCTTTTCTGAGATTCGTTTCATTCCTTCTTCTTCTATGTACCCTACTCTTCGTGTTGGTGATCGAATCATTGTCGAAaag GCCTCGTACTTTTTTAGGAGTCCTGCAATAAATGATATCGTCACATTCCGACCCCCAGAGCAG GAGACTGGGTTTGGGAAGGATGCTGTTCTTATTAAGAGAATTGTAGCAAAAGGTGGAGATGTGGTTCAG GTTCATCATGGGTCACTCTATGTCAATGGTGTTGCTCAAAATGAAGATTTCATAGCTGAACGACCATCATACACATTAGAGTTAAAT TATGTTCCTAGTGGTCATGTTTATGTGTTGGGAGACAACCGTAATAACAGCTACGACTCGCATGACTG GGGCCCTCTGCCTGTGGAAAACATTGTTGGAAGATATGCGATGTGCTGTTATAGACCATCCAACCATTGA